One window from the genome of Acuticoccus sp. I52.16.1 encodes:
- a CDS encoding xanthine dehydrogenase family protein subunit M: MNVFDYVRPASVDEAVAAATEPGAAYLAGGTNLLDLMKGGTRHPTRIVDIRRLPGLDRIETLADGAIRIGALVTNAALARNGDVREAAPAVAEALLSGASPQLRNAATVGGNLMQRTRCAYFTDPHSACNRRTPGAGCDAHGGDTRGQAVLGWSEACIATHPSDFCVPLLALDAVVEIAGPAGSRDLPLDALHRLPGDTPAVETALEPGELITAVRLPPSAAGFAGHARYLKLRERTSYAFALVSAAAALRMEDGVIAEARLALGGVAAKPWRSAAAEASLAGAPASPEAFRAAAALALQGARPSGDNAAKIELAGRVAARALALAAAGTPETIPALPASVFATAPVHGATAHG, encoded by the coding sequence ATGAACGTCTTCGACTACGTCCGCCCGGCCTCGGTCGACGAGGCAGTCGCGGCGGCGACCGAACCGGGCGCCGCCTACCTCGCCGGCGGCACCAACCTTCTCGATCTGATGAAGGGCGGCACCCGCCACCCCACGCGCATCGTCGACATCCGCCGTCTCCCCGGCCTCGACCGGATCGAGACGCTGGCCGACGGCGCCATTCGCATCGGCGCGCTGGTGACGAACGCCGCCCTCGCCCGCAACGGGGATGTGCGCGAGGCCGCCCCGGCAGTTGCGGAGGCGCTGCTTTCCGGCGCCTCGCCACAACTGCGCAACGCGGCGACCGTGGGCGGCAATCTCATGCAGCGCACCCGCTGCGCCTATTTCACCGACCCCCACAGCGCCTGCAACCGCCGCACCCCCGGCGCCGGATGCGACGCCCACGGCGGAGACACACGCGGCCAAGCGGTGCTGGGCTGGAGCGAGGCGTGCATCGCCACGCACCCGTCCGACTTCTGCGTGCCCCTCTTGGCCCTCGACGCGGTGGTGGAGATCGCCGGGCCGGCAGGCTCGCGCGACCTTCCGCTCGACGCACTGCACCGCCTCCCGGGCGACACGCCCGCGGTGGAAACGGCGCTGGAGCCGGGCGAACTCATCACCGCCGTGCGCCTCCCCCCGTCCGCGGCGGGCTTCGCCGGCCATGCGCGGTATCTGAAGCTGCGCGAGCGTACCTCGTACGCCTTCGCGCTGGTGTCCGCCGCGGCGGCGCTGCGGATGGAAGACGGCGTCATCGCCGAAGCCCGCCTCGCGCTCGGCGGTGTCGCGGCCAAGCCGTGGCGGTCTGCGGCGGCCGAGGCGAGCCTTGCCGGTGCACCCGCGTCGCCCGAGGCGTTCCGCGCCGCCGCCGCGCTCGCCCTCCAGGGTGCCCGCCCCTCCGGCGACAACGCCGCCAAGATCGAACTCGCCGGCCGCGTCGCCGCCCGTGCGCTGGCGCTCGCCGCCGCCGGCACCCCGGAGACGATCCCGGCCCTTCCCGCCTCCGTCTTCGCGACCGCCCCCGTGCATGGAGCCACCGCCCATGGCTGA
- a CDS encoding DUF1127 domain-containing protein gives MTSTDTGPRIAVFAANRHAAPPGPAQPFWRLADRLATYLTRRREYGRLLDMPDYLLTDVGLTRAQIAEIKRDLRP, from the coding sequence ATGACATCGACTGATACCGGACCCCGGATCGCCGTATTCGCGGCGAACCGCCATGCGGCGCCCCCCGGACCTGCGCAACCTTTCTGGCGCCTGGCCGATCGGCTCGCCACCTACCTCACCCGCCGCCGGGAGTATGGCCGGCTGCTCGACATGCCCGACTATCTGTTGACGGATGTCGGGCTGACCCGTGCGCAGATCGCCGAGATCAAACGCGACCTGCGCCCCTGA
- a CDS encoding (2Fe-2S)-binding protein produces the protein MTLSLCLTVNGERREVQLEDARPTLLDVLRERLQLTGTKKGCDRGQCGACTVLVDGQRVNACLTLAMSVDGAEITTIEGLSADGVLHPVQAAFVEHDAFQCGYCTPGQIMSAVGLLAEGEAGADPERIREGMSGNLCRCAAYPGITEAVLDAHARLARKERTPA, from the coding sequence ATGACCCTTTCCCTGTGTCTCACTGTCAACGGAGAGCGCCGCGAGGTCCAGCTCGAGGACGCGCGACCCACTCTTCTCGACGTCTTGCGCGAGCGGTTGCAGCTGACCGGTACCAAGAAGGGCTGCGACCGTGGCCAGTGCGGCGCCTGCACCGTGCTGGTCGACGGCCAGCGCGTGAACGCGTGCCTGACGCTCGCCATGAGCGTCGACGGCGCCGAGATCACCACCATCGAAGGCCTGTCGGCGGACGGTGTGCTGCATCCGGTGCAGGCCGCTTTCGTCGAGCATGACGCCTTCCAGTGCGGCTACTGCACGCCAGGCCAGATCATGAGCGCCGTCGGTCTGCTCGCCGAGGGCGAGGCCGGCGCCGACCCGGAGCGCATCCGCGAGGGGATGAGCGGCAACCTGTGTCGCTGCGCCGCCTACCCCGGCATCACCGAGGCGGTGCTCGACGCCCACGCGCGCCTCGCCCGCAAAGAACGGACACCGGCATGA
- a CDS encoding cytochrome P450, with protein sequence MRIVAERIVAGLPLGEKFDFVDRMAARVPVGSVRFTTAPVPIGDVVVPARAIVRISTMSAMRDPHLYRDPERSRTGRRGAEPDHGPAPAPERHRRHPPDYTDGGAYRMTRTAPGGAGPGTTRGTAIAAPDPRCVSRRDAERHG encoded by the coding sequence GTGCGCATCGTCGCCGAGCGCATCGTCGCCGGACTGCCGCTGGGCGAGAAGTTCGACTTCGTCGACCGGATGGCCGCACGGGTCCCAGTCGGCTCCGTGCGCTTCACCACCGCGCCGGTGCCGATCGGCGACGTGGTGGTGCCGGCCAGGGCGATTGTGCGCATCAGCACAATGTCGGCGATGCGCGACCCCCACCTCTACCGTGACCCGGAGCGGTCCCGCACTGGTCGCCGGGGCGCCGAACCTGACCATGGTCCGGCGCCCGCACCTGAGCGGCATCGGCGGCATCCGCCAGATTACACCGATGGAGGTGCGTATCGGATGACGCGCACGGCACCCGGCGGCGCCGGCCCCGGCACGACAAGAGGGACGGCGATCGCTGCGCCCGACCCGCGGTGCGTCTCCCGCCGCGATGCCGAGAGGCACGGCTAG
- a CDS encoding lysozyme inhibitor LprI family protein, producing MTRADRWGWCGAAAALLLAAGIGGAAAQPCGDDATQAELNACAGRAVDAAEADLAQMSEEILARLPDEEARAGFQAAQEAWTAYRDAECTFAASGVAGGSIYPLVWGECIASLTDERAATLDGFLHCEEGDTSCPVPPAQ from the coding sequence ATGACGAGAGCGGATCGGTGGGGCTGGTGCGGCGCGGCGGCGGCGCTGCTTCTGGCGGCGGGCATCGGCGGCGCGGCGGCCCAGCCCTGCGGCGACGACGCGACCCAGGCCGAACTCAACGCCTGTGCCGGCCGCGCGGTGGACGCTGCCGAGGCGGACCTTGCGCAAATGAGCGAAGAGATCCTCGCCCGCCTGCCCGATGAGGAGGCCCGCGCCGGCTTCCAGGCCGCGCAGGAGGCCTGGACCGCCTACCGCGACGCCGAGTGCACCTTCGCCGCGAGCGGGGTCGCCGGAGGGTCGATCTACCCGCTGGTGTGGGGCGAGTGCATCGCCTCGCTGACCGACGAACGGGCCGCCACGCTGGACGGCTTCCTCCACTGCGAGGAGGGCGACACATCCTGCCCGGTGCCGCCGGCCCAATAG
- a CDS encoding calcium-binding protein: protein MPFVPINGTIFADLIDGTGADELINARAGNDDVFGRGGNDILLGGLGRDFLSGGAGNDTLDGQLGSDTLVGGLDDDLMRWQESDGPGNDLFDGEDGYDQANFIGSDGFVGDNFTLASAGGRVEFNKVASPSSVSVGTTERILVVTRGGNDRVDAGALQAGMVELVIDGGGGNDELLGSQGDDTLRGAAGEDTLVGNAGDDTMLGGADDDLMIWNNGDGNDTMDGGDQFDTGEINGSDSAGDAFKVSTTGPHVLLERTNFGNFSVQLRNTELMEVNGQGGDDTIDGSLVADGFIQFNADGGAGDDLLLGTQGDDLLEGGLGDDKLVGNEGDDTMLGGLGDDQMVWNNGDGSDTMNGGLGDDIAIVNGSDGSGDAFVVGNTFGTVEFDRVNFGQFGLEIDNTETLVVNGLGGNDTVDAGDLRIGLIDLKINGGAGEDELIGSNGGDTLAGDTGNDTMLGARGDDLMIWRNGDGSDLMNGGANDDTALVEGADGAGDSFEISTNGGNVLFERVNFGNFTLDIRNTETLEVKGLAGNDSIDASALDNGLIDLELFGNTGNDEITGSAGNDTIDGGEDDDVMTGGAGADIFVYEEGADSITDFGTGFDRIEISDDLGFNFFQTKQAMTQVGADVEIDFGNGNVLTVENTAVNDLNFIDFIF, encoded by the coding sequence ATGCCATTTGTCCCCATTAACGGCACGATCTTCGCGGACTTGATTGACGGCACCGGCGCCGACGAGCTGATCAATGCCAGGGCTGGCAACGACGATGTTTTCGGCCGCGGTGGCAACGATATTCTTCTGGGCGGCCTCGGCCGCGATTTTCTGTCCGGCGGTGCCGGCAACGACACGCTCGACGGCCAGCTCGGGTCCGACACTCTCGTCGGCGGCCTCGACGACGACCTGATGCGTTGGCAGGAGAGCGACGGGCCGGGCAACGATCTCTTCGACGGTGAGGACGGCTACGACCAGGCGAACTTCATCGGCAGCGACGGCTTCGTCGGCGACAACTTCACGCTGGCGTCGGCGGGCGGCCGGGTCGAGTTCAACAAGGTGGCGAGCCCCTCCAGCGTCAGCGTCGGCACCACGGAGCGGATCCTCGTCGTCACCCGCGGCGGCAACGACCGCGTCGACGCCGGTGCCCTGCAGGCCGGCATGGTCGAGCTGGTCATCGACGGAGGCGGCGGCAACGACGAGCTGCTCGGCAGTCAGGGCGACGACACCCTTCGCGGCGCCGCCGGCGAAGACACCCTCGTCGGCAACGCCGGCGACGACACCATGCTCGGCGGTGCCGACGACGACCTGATGATCTGGAACAACGGTGACGGCAACGACACCATGGACGGTGGCGACCAGTTCGACACCGGCGAGATCAACGGCTCCGACAGCGCCGGCGACGCCTTCAAGGTCTCCACCACCGGCCCGCACGTCCTGCTGGAGCGCACCAATTTCGGCAACTTCTCGGTCCAGCTGCGCAACACCGAGCTGATGGAAGTGAACGGCCAGGGCGGCGACGACACCATCGACGGCAGCCTGGTCGCCGACGGTTTCATCCAGTTCAACGCCGACGGCGGGGCGGGCGACGACCTCCTCCTCGGCACCCAGGGCGACGACCTCCTCGAGGGGGGGCTCGGCGACGACAAGCTCGTCGGCAACGAGGGCGACGACACCATGCTCGGCGGGCTTGGTGACGACCAGATGGTCTGGAACAACGGCGACGGCTCCGACACCATGAACGGCGGCCTCGGCGACGACATCGCCATCGTCAACGGATCGGACGGGAGCGGCGACGCGTTCGTCGTCGGCAACACGTTCGGCACCGTCGAATTCGACCGGGTGAACTTCGGCCAGTTCGGCCTCGAGATCGACAACACCGAGACGCTGGTGGTGAACGGCCTCGGCGGCAACGACACCGTGGACGCCGGCGACCTGCGCATCGGACTCATCGACCTGAAGATCAACGGCGGCGCCGGCGAGGACGAGCTGATCGGCTCCAACGGCGGCGACACGCTGGCCGGCGACACCGGCAACGACACCATGCTGGGCGCGCGCGGCGACGACCTGATGATCTGGCGCAACGGTGACGGCTCCGACCTCATGAACGGCGGTGCCAACGACGACACCGCCCTCGTCGAAGGGGCCGACGGTGCCGGCGACAGCTTCGAGATCAGCACCAACGGCGGCAACGTGCTGTTCGAGCGCGTCAATTTCGGCAACTTCACGCTCGACATCCGCAACACCGAGACGCTGGAGGTGAAGGGTCTCGCCGGCAACGACAGCATCGACGCCAGCGCCCTCGACAACGGGCTGATCGACCTCGAGCTCTTCGGCAACACCGGCAACGACGAGATCACCGGCAGCGCCGGCAACGACACGATCGACGGCGGCGAGGACGACGACGTCATGACCGGCGGTGCCGGTGCCGACATCTTCGTCTACGAGGAAGGCGCCGATTCGATCACCGACTTCGGGACCGGCTTCGACCGCATCGAGATCTCCGACGACCTCGGCTTCAACTTCTTCCAGACCAAGCAGGCGATGACCCAGGTCGGCGCCGACGTGGAGATCGACTTCGGCAACGGCAACGTCCTCACGGTCGAGAACACGGCGGTGAACGACCTCAACTTCATCGATTTCATCTTCTGA
- a CDS encoding xanthine dehydrogenase family protein molybdopterin-binding subunit, with protein MAETLDASTGHVRLGSNAGQPITRRDGHAKVTGAATFAADNHPQGMLFAVYASAAVARGRVTFLDVAAAKAHPGVVEVITPANRPALARDPDEKVHMFSWRTEALQNDAVRYAGQPVAVVVAETLEAAAEGARLLAPRYDVEPAHVTHDDGEVYDPPGVGIGAEPAFAKGDVEVGLRDAAHRIETAIETPLQYHNALEPHAIVAAWDGDRLTIDVPNQAINIARGDFAGYFGVPAQDVHLKSPFIGGGFGSKAILNGPQLLCILAARMVGRPVKLVLRRDQMFGPVGHRGGTRQRITLGIDAEGRLTALDHHAQSTTSRFDDFLEPAANASHNLYATPALRTGHTGVRIDTGTPGPMRAPGEATGSAALECAMDEAAEAAGLDPLAFRLLNYAETDPATGRPFSSKELRRCYLEGASRFGWAGRPLAPRQMRSQSGALVGWGMGTALFPAPMFQAQASATLREDGTAVVEISAVEMGQGALTALAQIAADGLGLDADKVELRAGDSELPDGGVAGGSGHTATAGSAIFAAGGEAIARLAEIATADPASPLFGAGNQGVVGRGGRLQHADDETRSESYAEIMRRAGVNQVEGAGTGARNPADAEDYAMFTHGAVFAEVMVDPDLCQVRVSRLVGAFAAGRIINPRLARSQLTGGMIWGLSFALHEAAVHDPRTGRPMNADFAGYHVPVNADVPSIEALLVDEVDPHVNALGVKGVGEVGITGTVGAIANAIWHATGVRARRFPIRIEELLR; from the coding sequence ATGGCTGAGACCCTGGATGCTTCCACCGGCCACGTCCGCCTCGGTTCGAACGCGGGCCAGCCGATCACCCGGCGTGACGGCCACGCCAAGGTCACCGGCGCGGCGACCTTCGCGGCCGACAACCACCCGCAGGGCATGCTCTTCGCGGTCTACGCCAGTGCCGCCGTCGCCCGCGGGCGCGTGACCTTCCTCGATGTCGCCGCCGCCAAGGCGCACCCCGGCGTCGTCGAGGTGATCACGCCCGCCAACCGCCCCGCCCTCGCCCGCGATCCGGACGAGAAGGTGCACATGTTCTCATGGCGCACCGAGGCACTGCAGAACGACGCCGTGCGCTACGCCGGCCAGCCGGTCGCGGTGGTCGTCGCCGAGACGCTGGAGGCCGCCGCCGAGGGCGCGCGCCTGCTCGCCCCGCGCTACGACGTCGAGCCCGCGCACGTGACGCATGACGACGGCGAAGTGTACGACCCGCCCGGCGTCGGCATCGGCGCCGAGCCGGCGTTCGCCAAGGGCGACGTCGAGGTCGGCCTCCGCGACGCCGCGCACCGCATCGAGACCGCCATCGAGACGCCGCTGCAGTACCACAACGCGCTGGAGCCGCACGCCATCGTCGCCGCCTGGGACGGCGACCGGCTGACGATCGACGTGCCCAATCAGGCGATCAACATCGCCCGCGGCGACTTCGCCGGCTACTTCGGCGTGCCGGCGCAGGACGTGCACCTCAAGAGCCCGTTCATCGGCGGCGGCTTCGGCTCGAAGGCGATCCTCAACGGGCCGCAGCTCCTTTGCATCCTGGCCGCGCGCATGGTCGGCCGCCCGGTCAAGCTCGTCCTTCGCCGGGACCAGATGTTCGGCCCCGTCGGCCACCGTGGCGGCACCCGCCAGCGCATCACCCTCGGAATCGACGCCGAGGGGCGGCTGACGGCGCTCGACCATCACGCCCAGTCCACGACCTCGCGGTTCGACGACTTCCTGGAGCCGGCGGCCAACGCCTCGCACAACCTCTATGCGACGCCGGCGCTGCGCACCGGCCACACCGGCGTGCGGATCGACACCGGCACCCCCGGCCCGATGCGCGCGCCCGGCGAGGCGACCGGCTCGGCCGCCCTCGAATGCGCGATGGACGAGGCGGCGGAAGCGGCCGGCCTCGATCCCTTGGCGTTCCGCCTCCTGAACTACGCCGAGACGGACCCGGCGACCGGACGCCCGTTCTCGTCCAAGGAGCTGCGCCGCTGCTACCTGGAGGGTGCCAGCCGGTTCGGCTGGGCCGGCCGGCCGCTCGCCCCGCGGCAGATGCGCTCGCAAAGCGGCGCGTTGGTGGGCTGGGGCATGGGCACCGCGCTGTTCCCGGCGCCGATGTTCCAGGCGCAGGCCAGCGCGACGCTGCGTGAGGACGGCACCGCGGTGGTGGAGATCTCGGCGGTGGAGATGGGCCAGGGCGCTCTCACCGCGCTGGCCCAGATCGCCGCCGACGGCCTCGGCCTCGACGCCGACAAGGTGGAGCTGCGCGCCGGCGATTCCGAGCTGCCCGACGGCGGGGTCGCCGGCGGGTCGGGCCACACCGCCACCGCCGGCAGCGCCATCTTCGCGGCCGGCGGCGAGGCGATCGCGCGGCTGGCCGAGATCGCCACCGCCGATCCCGCCTCGCCGCTCTTCGGCGCGGGCAACCAGGGCGTCGTCGGCCGCGGCGGACGGCTCCAGCATGCCGACGACGAGACGCGCAGCGAGAGCTACGCCGAGATCATGCGCCGGGCGGGGGTGAACCAAGTGGAGGGCGCCGGCACCGGGGCACGCAACCCCGCCGACGCCGAGGACTACGCCATGTTCACCCACGGCGCCGTCTTCGCCGAGGTGATGGTCGACCCGGACTTGTGCCAGGTGCGCGTCAGCCGCCTCGTCGGCGCGTTCGCCGCGGGGCGGATCATCAACCCGCGGCTGGCGCGCAGCCAGCTCACCGGCGGCATGATCTGGGGCCTGAGCTTCGCCCTCCACGAGGCGGCCGTGCATGACCCGCGCACCGGCCGGCCGATGAACGCCGACTTCGCCGGCTACCACGTCCCCGTCAACGCCGACGTCCCGTCGATCGAGGCGTTGCTGGTCGACGAGGTGGACCCGCACGTCAACGCCCTCGGCGTCAAAGGCGTGGGCGAGGTCGGCATCACCGGCACCGTCGGGGCGATCGCCAACGCGATCTGGCATGCCACCGGCGTGCGCGCCCGGCGCTTCCCGATCCGCATCGAAGAGCTGCTGCGCTGA
- a CDS encoding alpha/beta hydrolase, with protein sequence MPSHDLEITLFGELKVFAGGSAVALPSSRKARALLAFLVATGRPQRRERLCEMFWGLPDDPKAALRWSLSKLRKVVDAPDRVRIVADRERVTFDATGVTVDLAEIERQLSGGAAPVDLAALQAMAEPLGMVFLDGMDGAGDASFESWLAVQRHDALVTRAQVLRRLATHPELPPLEGQKWRRLWREADPAGAEAHMAAAAPPANARVPRPPPPHPPARRRPDPVDPAHAPAVPARRPRRVTDIRHRPLRAQRIGFCDVPDGTKIAYATVGSGPPLLKAANWLNHLEFDWSSPIWGRSFAAISRTRTFVRYDERGCGLSDWEVDDLSFDAFVEDLEAVADRLGLDRFPLLGVSQGCAVSIEYAVRHPERVSGLILVGGYAAGWRHLASAAEQARREAVLTLTALGWGTDNPAYRHIFSQTFMPEASADELAWFDDFQRQTTSPSNAARFQDAFGYIDVRHRLAAVRAPTIVLHSKYDQRIPLEQGRAVAAGIPGAQFVPLESRNHIIVDHEPAWKVCFECIGQFLAEHGI encoded by the coding sequence ATGCCGTCACACGATCTGGAAATTACCCTCTTCGGCGAGCTGAAGGTGTTCGCGGGCGGGAGCGCGGTGGCCCTCCCCTCCTCACGCAAGGCGCGGGCGTTGCTGGCCTTTCTCGTCGCGACGGGCCGGCCGCAGCGGCGTGAGCGGCTGTGCGAAATGTTCTGGGGCCTGCCGGACGATCCCAAGGCGGCGCTGCGCTGGTCGCTCAGCAAGCTGCGCAAGGTGGTCGACGCGCCGGACCGCGTGCGCATCGTCGCCGACCGCGAGCGGGTGACGTTCGATGCCACCGGCGTGACGGTCGACCTGGCCGAGATCGAGCGGCAGTTGAGCGGCGGGGCGGCCCCGGTCGACCTCGCCGCCCTGCAGGCGATGGCCGAGCCGCTCGGGATGGTCTTCCTCGACGGGATGGACGGTGCGGGGGACGCCAGCTTCGAATCCTGGCTGGCCGTGCAGCGGCACGACGCCCTGGTGACACGGGCGCAGGTGCTGCGCCGCCTCGCCACCCACCCCGAGCTACCGCCGCTCGAGGGGCAGAAGTGGCGACGCCTGTGGCGCGAGGCGGACCCGGCCGGCGCCGAGGCGCACATGGCCGCGGCCGCGCCCCCCGCCAATGCGCGCGTGCCGAGACCGCCGCCGCCCCACCCGCCCGCGCGTCGCCGCCCGGACCCGGTGGACCCCGCCCACGCCCCGGCGGTGCCGGCACGCCGGCCGCGCCGCGTCACCGACATCCGCCACCGTCCGTTGCGCGCGCAGCGGATCGGCTTCTGCGACGTGCCGGACGGCACCAAGATCGCCTATGCGACCGTCGGCTCAGGGCCGCCGCTGCTGAAAGCGGCCAACTGGCTCAACCACCTGGAGTTCGACTGGTCCAGTCCGATCTGGGGCCGCAGCTTCGCCGCCATCTCGCGCACCCGCACCTTCGTGCGCTACGACGAGCGCGGCTGCGGCCTGTCCGACTGGGAGGTGGACGACCTCAGCTTCGATGCGTTCGTGGAGGATCTCGAGGCGGTCGCCGACCGGCTCGGCCTCGATCGGTTCCCGCTGCTGGGCGTGTCGCAGGGCTGCGCGGTGTCGATCGAATATGCGGTGCGCCACCCGGAGCGGGTCAGCGGCCTCATCCTGGTGGGGGGCTACGCGGCAGGGTGGCGCCACCTCGCCAGCGCCGCGGAGCAGGCGCGGCGCGAGGCGGTGCTGACCCTGACTGCGCTGGGCTGGGGGACCGACAACCCCGCCTACCGGCACATCTTCTCGCAGACCTTCATGCCCGAGGCGAGCGCCGACGAGCTCGCCTGGTTCGACGACTTCCAACGCCAGACGACCTCGCCGTCCAACGCGGCGCGGTTCCAGGACGCGTTCGGCTACATCGACGTGCGGCACCGGCTCGCTGCGGTCCGCGCGCCGACGATCGTGCTGCATTCCAAGTACGACCAGCGGATCCCGCTGGAGCAGGGCCGCGCGGTGGCGGCGGGGATCCCGGGGGCGCAGTTCGTGCCGCTGGAAAGCCGCAACCACATCATCGTCGACCACGAACCGGCCTGGAAGGTCTGCTTCGAGTGCATCGGCCAATTCCTGGCCGAACACGGCATCTGA
- a CDS encoding TetR/AcrR family transcriptional regulator: MVVQAEENKRRPQRKPRADSVRNRKRLLEAAAAVFSAGGPDASLEAVARTAGVGIGTLYRHFPTREALFQAVYRHEVDELVEAAERLTAEAEPLAGLRTWLRAAVRMVATKKGMVAALAPAIDNTSPFYADNAARVGGALAALMGRAVAAGELRDEVSPEELLRTMLGLCYMGNQPPDWQDSVVRLLDVFLDGLCARPRAQ, from the coding sequence ATCGTAGTCCAGGCCGAAGAGAATAAACGGCGTCCGCAGCGCAAGCCGCGGGCCGATTCCGTCCGCAATCGCAAGCGGTTGCTGGAGGCGGCGGCGGCCGTCTTCTCGGCCGGCGGGCCGGACGCCAGTCTGGAAGCGGTGGCAAGAACGGCCGGCGTCGGCATCGGCACGCTCTACCGCCATTTTCCGACGCGCGAGGCGCTGTTTCAGGCCGTCTACCGTCACGAGGTGGACGAGCTGGTGGAGGCGGCCGAGCGGCTGACCGCGGAGGCGGAACCGCTGGCGGGCTTGCGCACATGGCTGCGCGCGGCGGTGAGGATGGTGGCGACGAAGAAGGGTATGGTCGCCGCGCTCGCCCCCGCGATCGACAACACTTCGCCCTTCTATGCCGACAATGCCGCCAGGGTCGGCGGCGCGCTGGCGGCTTTGATGGGGCGGGCGGTCGCCGCGGGCGAGCTGCGCGACGAGGTCTCACCGGAGGAGTTGCTGCGCACGATGCTGGGCCTTTGCTACATGGGCAATCAGCCGCCCGACTGGCAGGACAGCGTGGTGCGCCTGCTCGACGTCTTCCTCGACGGCCTCTGCGCGCGGCCACGGGCCCAATGA